The proteins below come from a single Mycolicibacterium sp. TY81 genomic window:
- a CDS encoding biotin/lipoyl-binding carrier protein → MAEDVRAEIVASVLEVVVREGDQIGEGDTVVLLESMKMEIPVLAEVAGTVTSVNVAVGDVIQAGDLIAVIG, encoded by the coding sequence ATGGCCGAGGACGTTCGCGCTGAAATCGTGGCCAGTGTGCTCGAGGTCGTGGTTCGCGAGGGCGACCAGATCGGCGAGGGTGACACGGTGGTGCTCCTCGAGTCGATGAAGATGGAGATTCCGGTGCTGGCCGAGGTCGCCGGCACGGTGACGTCCGTCAACGTGGCCGTCGGCGACGTGATCCAGGCCGGCGACCTGATCGCCGTCATCGGCTAG